In Polynucleobacter arcticus, the following proteins share a genomic window:
- a CDS encoding glycine/sarcosine/betaine reductase selenoprotein B family protein has protein sequence MTQSSELAFATELDQPVRYIERTRNYYLGLGYETPYVWAHYSDVPFTQLSKPLNESILGLVTTAVPFDVSKGPQGPGAPYNAAAKFYEPYSRSMNEDWDLRIAHVGIDRRNANMEDVNCWFPMNAAKRAVAASRIGSLAQHFYGLPTNRSQRHTIEVDAPTILNKMREDQVDIAILIPNCPICHQSQSLLARCLEEAGIPTVIMGAAKDIVEYCGVPRFLFSDLPLGNAAALPDSPPSQDSNFELALHLLEGAPGPRTTVQSPLVWASDPAWKLDYSNLERLSPNEVLLLREDAEKARITARDLRVKSVGT, from the coding sequence ATGACTCAGAGTTCTGAATTGGCATTTGCGACTGAATTAGATCAGCCGGTTCGGTATATCGAACGGACCCGAAATTACTATCTCGGTTTGGGATATGAAACACCCTATGTCTGGGCTCACTACAGTGATGTACCTTTTACTCAGCTCAGCAAACCGCTCAATGAATCTATTTTAGGTTTGGTGACTACGGCCGTACCTTTTGATGTTAGTAAAGGACCACAGGGTCCTGGCGCGCCATACAATGCAGCGGCGAAGTTTTATGAGCCATACAGTCGATCAATGAATGAGGATTGGGATTTGCGTATTGCACACGTGGGTATTGATCGACGCAATGCCAATATGGAAGATGTGAATTGCTGGTTTCCGATGAATGCGGCCAAGCGGGCAGTAGCAGCTAGCCGCATCGGATCATTGGCGCAACATTTTTACGGCTTACCCACTAATCGTAGTCAGCGCCACACGATAGAAGTAGATGCTCCAACTATCTTAAATAAGATGCGTGAAGATCAAGTGGACATTGCTATATTGATTCCGAATTGCCCCATTTGTCACCAAAGCCAAAGTCTCTTGGCGCGATGCCTGGAGGAGGCAGGAATTCCGACTGTGATCATGGGAGCAGCGAAAGATATTGTGGAGTACTGCGGTGTGCCACGTTTCTTATTTAGTGATCTTCCACTGGGGAATGCTGCTGCTTTACCAGATAGCCCTCCGTCGCAAGATTCCAACTTCGAATTGGCTCTACATTTACTTGAAGGTGCGCCGGGACCACGAACAACGGTACAGTCCCCGTTAGTGTGGGCTTCAGACCCCGCTTGGAAATTAGACTACTCCAATCTAGAGCGACTTTCCCCTAATGAAGTTTTGCTTTTACGTGAAGATGCAGAAAAAGCACGTATTACTGCGCGTGATCTTAGGGTGAAGAGTGTTGGCACTTAA
- the rplU gene encoding 50S ribosomal protein L21, with protein MYAVIKTGGKQYKVAAGEKLKIEQIPAEIGSEITLDQVLAVGEGASLKLGDPLVNGAAVMATVVSQGRHDKVTIFKMRRRKHYQKHQGHRQNYTEILINTIKA; from the coding sequence ATGTACGCGGTCATAAAAACCGGTGGCAAACAGTATAAAGTTGCTGCAGGCGAAAAATTGAAAATAGAACAGATACCAGCGGAAATCGGCAGCGAAATCACTCTTGACCAAGTCCTCGCCGTCGGCGAAGGCGCTTCACTCAAATTGGGTGATCCATTGGTTAATGGTGCAGCTGTGATGGCCACTGTCGTCTCCCAGGGACGTCACGATAAAGTGACAATCTTTAAGATGCGCCGTCGCAAGCATTATCAAAAGCACCAAGGCCATCGTCAGAATTACACAGAAATTCTGATTAACACGATTAAAGCCTAA
- a CDS encoding polyprenyl synthetase family protein, translating into MSISVKTNELSQILAPIALDFKALDEVIRLRLASKVALIDQISTYIIQAGGKRVRPALLLLISKALANGQETPHARELAAVVEFIHTATLLHDDVVDESTLRRGRETANAAFGNAASVLVGDFLYSRAFQMMVGPNDLRVMEILSDATNTIAEGEVLQLLNMNDPEVDEESYLRVIRYKTAKLFEASTELGAILAGANSALREQSAAFGRHIGTAFQLMDDLLDYTADASQMGKNAGDDLREGKPTLPLIYLLENGSTEERLLVRAAIEQNQDLPDDVFLQILSAVQSSGALDYTQAAAQREILLALECLKDFPQNEATAALHALCQYSLSRQT; encoded by the coding sequence ATGTCCATCAGTGTCAAAACCAATGAGTTAAGCCAAATTTTGGCCCCAATTGCCTTAGATTTCAAGGCTTTAGACGAGGTTATCCGTTTACGACTAGCCTCAAAAGTCGCCTTAATCGACCAAATATCTACTTATATCATCCAAGCAGGTGGTAAGCGGGTTAGGCCAGCCCTATTACTGTTGATCAGCAAAGCATTGGCGAATGGCCAAGAAACCCCCCATGCCCGAGAACTGGCTGCAGTAGTGGAATTTATCCATACAGCCACCCTCTTGCATGATGACGTTGTTGATGAATCCACCCTCAGAAGGGGTCGAGAAACTGCCAATGCTGCTTTTGGCAATGCTGCAAGCGTATTGGTTGGGGACTTTCTGTACTCCAGGGCTTTTCAGATGATGGTAGGGCCCAATGACCTTCGGGTCATGGAAATTCTCTCTGATGCAACCAACACAATTGCTGAAGGAGAGGTTTTACAGCTGCTCAACATGAATGACCCCGAAGTAGATGAAGAGAGCTATCTGAGGGTGATTCGCTATAAAACGGCCAAGCTATTTGAGGCGTCAACTGAGCTGGGGGCCATTCTAGCCGGCGCCAATAGCGCACTAAGAGAGCAATCTGCTGCTTTTGGTCGCCACATTGGCACCGCCTTCCAATTAATGGATGACCTTCTGGATTACACCGCAGACGCATCTCAAATGGGGAAAAATGCTGGTGATGACTTAAGAGAGGGTAAGCCCACGCTCCCACTGATTTATCTGCTTGAGAATGGCAGCACTGAAGAGCGCTTATTGGTCAGAGCAGCTATCGAACAAAATCAGGATTTACCAGATGACGTCTTTTTACAAATTCTGAGCGCAGTTCAAAGCTCAGGGGCCTTGGATTACACCCAAGCTGCAGCTCAGCGAGAAATACTGCTTGCACTCGAATGCCTCAAGGACTTCCCACAAAATGAAGCGACAGCAGCGTTACATGCCTTGTGCCAATACTCACTATCTAGACAAACTTAA
- the rpmA gene encoding 50S ribosomal protein L27, whose protein sequence is MAQKKGGGSTRNGRDSESKRLGVKVFGGEQINAGSIIIRQRGTRVHPGANVGIGKDHTLFALVDGQVEFGVKGALKKAQVSVLPRS, encoded by the coding sequence ATGGCACAGAAAAAAGGCGGCGGCTCGACACGAAATGGCCGCGACTCAGAATCGAAACGCTTAGGCGTTAAGGTATTTGGCGGCGAGCAAATCAATGCTGGCAGCATCATTATTCGCCAACGTGGCACACGTGTTCATCCGGGTGCAAACGTTGGTATTGGTAAAGATCACACTCTGTTCGCCTTAGTTGATGGACAAGTGGAATTTGGCGTTAAGGGTGCTTTGAAGAAGGCCCAGGTTTCAGTTCTCCCGCGTTCATAA
- a CDS encoding fumarylacetoacetate hydrolase family protein: MAQWLRFHHQGKSGLGQVHGDQIAIYTGDLFNHPQATGETVKLSDVTIDIPCIPTKMIAMVDNFHALVTKLEHAVPAEPLYFLKGNNSFLAANQVIRAPKSYSGKVVYEGELGIVIGKPCHEMDEAQAAHVIFGYTCINDVTAIEILNRDPGYAQWTRSKSFNTFGVFGPYITTDVDPSKLTIKTILNDQERQNYPIADMIFPPAKLVSLISQDVPLQAGDIIACGTSVGVGSMKPGSNVSIIIDGVGRLDNRFE; this comes from the coding sequence ATGGCTCAATGGCTCAGATTTCATCATCAAGGTAAATCCGGCTTAGGACAAGTACACGGTGATCAGATTGCTATTTATACCGGGGACCTATTTAATCACCCCCAGGCAACAGGTGAAACTGTCAAGCTATCCGATGTCACTATTGATATCCCATGCATACCCACAAAAATGATTGCCATGGTAGATAACTTTCATGCACTCGTTACTAAGCTCGAGCATGCAGTACCTGCCGAGCCTCTGTACTTCCTCAAAGGAAATAATTCTTTCTTAGCTGCCAACCAAGTCATTCGCGCCCCAAAGTCATACTCTGGAAAAGTAGTTTATGAAGGTGAGCTGGGCATTGTGATTGGCAAGCCCTGCCATGAGATGGATGAAGCACAAGCAGCTCATGTTATTTTTGGCTATACCTGCATCAACGATGTAACTGCGATTGAGATTTTGAATCGCGATCCAGGATATGCACAGTGGACGCGCTCGAAGAGTTTTAATACTTTTGGCGTCTTTGGCCCCTACATCACCACGGATGTAGATCCCAGCAAACTCACCATTAAAACAATCTTAAATGATCAAGAGCGTCAGAACTACCCCATCGCTGACATGATTTTTCCACCAGCCAAACTGGTTAGCCTGATCTCTCAGGATGTCCCATTACAAGCTGGTGACATCATCGCCTGCGGAACTTCTGTAGGCGTTGGCTCTATGAAACCCGGTAGCAATGTCAGCATCATCATTGATGGTGTTGGGCGTTTAGATAATCGCTTCGAATAA